A stretch of DNA from Piliocolobus tephrosceles isolate RC106 chromosome 21, ASM277652v3, whole genome shotgun sequence:
atttataatacaaatatatttattttttatttttataagtatatatttatataaaataattatatactaaaatatatttgcttatttaaatatatacatattctattCACCCATGCTGCTGCCTGTATCCTTTTGTGGGCCCCTCTCATTACTGAGCTGTACTCCCCTGAATGCATAAACTGCAATTTATGTCTGCATTATCTTGTTGATAAACACCTGGTTTTTTAGCATTTTTGTTATGCCGATGAGTGCTTCTGGCTATGCATATAAACCACTGCGTTCTTATGAATGGTTATGAATACAGCAGACATCAACATTCACGCACACGCGTGTGTGCGGACACAGGTTCTCATTGCTCCTGGCTAAGTGTCGGGGGTTTAATCACCAGGTCCCAGGGTGCACCTCTGCTCAGCTTTCCTAGATGTtgccaaatagttttccaaagtgactgagCCCACAGACACGTCCACCAGCAGGCATGAGTCAACCTGCTTTAAAACTCTACCTCAGTGGGTTTCAAAGGCAAACTTTGGATCACTGTTGCAAAGGGAAAGCCAGTATCACTTTTAATGTTTGTTTCTTACTGAGGGGAAGCTCTGTGCCGCCTGCTTTGCCTGCCTGAAGCTGCTCTCCCTTTGTTAGAAAGGAAGCTCAGCGAGAGAGATGCTAAAAGcatctaggagtgggagggcaataggcggggcatgggcgtgtcaggggcgttccgcaggtgcgaccaggtaaatcttggtctcttcggattgacatcacctggcgcatgcccagttgatctgcaccttcccgggcgccggctgcattttcgtgaGCTGCGGAAAGGttagtgaagaagaacccggaaatgcgccatcctgcctccgttcgtccaaacagtccaaccttttattgataatagtgataaaggggcaccgtggtctgtctggctacttcctgctgttaaggggcgttgttaagttcggggcctatggttggtatttggacgtagggatgaaaaataaaataaggcacagtattagtataggaatgaggaatggaagcatttgttggaatatggacaaaacccagaaggaaggtcccggcaaggttggggagtatgagatagttaagaaaatttagtaagtttgaggcgagtgggggaaagccaaactgatttctcggcctagtaagggggtagggcatgagggtataatgagaaAGGAGTGCGCAAAGtcgttgttggccaggcagcaattaaggagtggagtttttcgtggagtggatggctttccgcttactcctactacagagatattggatggaaggctaNNNNNNNNNNtcatgccaagttaagtcataggcctgacaaaggtgtctaaattcctttatgtatatggtaggattagctgagaaatcacctaaacgcttctcaattttggaaagatcggccaatgaaaaagggacatgtactctgactaccccctccgccccagccacctctcgcaaaggtgctaacactgtaggagggtgtgggcagagataggggactcaagacagccagttgggggccccgaaggaggcacgggaccgagtggattactagtagataaggaggaggaaggaggagtctggatggggggaggaggaagagtctgggcaggaagggagggggtggagagaaggaggagtatagggatgagagcttaaggcccaaaagccttgtacgtaattaatttcggaccacttgcctagccgctggcagaaattgttcaggtcgatcacgccacagtggaaaggaaaattaactgcttcctcctaaggtcttgttcaagctgtaaggttttcaaattggctaggaggcaccctaagggggtgctctttggaaatttggactggggggtttcccgtttgtttcctctttacttacacagtggacacaatggaaatggaagtggatctctgcctggcttcaaagcgtcctttggaaccagcagagacagactggaggctcatggagccaaagtggagattaccttcaggccaacgtctccgtcctgaaggggtctcccaagccacatggtggctcaaaatggacctccgacctgcgcaggatttttggccgagggaggtaaagaggagacaagggcacttaccctagagaggccgtgagagtgagggaagcgggtctcaggtcctggtccggcCGGCCGCAGCatggaatgaggaggaggaggaggctccccggaccctgggggccctgaggaggggtctcctccctggttaggcaccaactgatttgtttttctaagaccaccagaaggagcacaaaagaaccagcgaccaggcaagtgtaggagcaaaactgcaagtttatttttggtcacttaaggtgtggggaagaggtctgtcggcctccggcaaagaaggccgacagagtccccacCGTGGGGCTCTCAGGCAGGGTTCCTGCAGTCCTGACATCCCGGCAGGAGTGGGGCTGGAGGAAGGCCGCGTGGGACGCTGgctgagagcggcttttctaggagtgggagggcaataggcggggcaccggcgtgtcgggggcgttccgcaggtgagaccaggtaaatcttggtcttcggattgacgtcacctggcgcatgcccagttgatctgcaccttcccgggcgccggctgcattttcgcatgCGGGGGAAAGGttagtgaagaagaacccggaaatgcgccattctgcctccgtttgtccaaacagtgCCCACTCCTGGGCATTAAGAATCTGGTAACTAGAGGGGTCTTGAGGAGATTGAAGCTGGTGGcaggggagtggggagcaggATCCATGGGCGAAGGGCTGAGTGGACCCCCAGGAGGCAGGGTGAGGAACACGGTGGCGGTCACTCTATCCAGGGGAACAAAAACGCAGACTGGGACGGACCCTGGGCAGCAGGCAGGAGGGCAGAGTATTTTCTGAGGCAAGAGGAAGTGGACTTGAACAAGGATTGGATGGGGcaggggaggtggaggcaagTCGAAGATGAGTCCTGTAGAGACTGTTGGGGAGGACGGTGGAGTCCTGGCCGAGGGCGGGGGACCCAGAAGGAGGGAGTGCTGTGAGTGGGGCAGTGGGCAGAGGGGTCTGGGGAAATGATGAGCTTGAATTTGGGTTCTAGGGAAATGTGAGACACCCCGATGCAGGAAGGAGACAGAAATGCTGATTGGtaatgcagaaaaagaaagacatattctgcatatatacacacatataaacatatgtattttctattatgaaaacatttcaaacatactGTTCAGTGTGAGGATAGTACTGTGAACCACCATCTACCAACTTCCCAGATTCagcatttctcattttcttgtgtGCTCTTTCTTTGTgggagtttgttttttgtttttgtttttttccgtaagttctgggatacatgtgcagaacgtgcaggtttgttcaataggtatacatgtgccatggtggtttgctgcacctatcaacctgtcatctaggtttaagccctgcatgcattagctatttgtcctaatgctctccctccccttcccccaccccccgacaggccccggtgggtgctgttcccctccctgtgtccatgagttctcactgttcaactcccacttacgagtgagaacatgcggtgtttggttttctgttcctgtgttagttcgctGAGAATGACGGCTTCTagttcatccatgtccctgcaaaggacatgaactcattctttttatggctgcatatgggagtattttaaagcaaatctcagcCATCAGGTCAATTCACCCCTATGTACTACAAAAGCACCTCTAAAAGCTAAGGTGGACCTCTCCCTATCTATCCGTAAGCCATTCCCGTACTCAACAAAAGTCAGTGATAATACCTTGGGGTAATCAAATACCCAGTCCATAATCACattaatttggttttcttttaaaaaagttttcttttcacaGAAGATTTAGTTTTTTAATCTGAGACCAAACATCATAGTCTCTACATGGTTTTGGTTGTTGAGTCACAAACTTCTTCTTGATCTACAGTGTCTGCCCcgtgattttaaaatttggcagAACAATTTCTATTTACATAAgcctaagcaaagagaaaaaggcTCACAAAACTTTCCATTCACcccaaaataatttactttttttaaagttattattcaCAAGGATAGTCTTTGGGTTACACATACAAAATTGATGATACAATTTCCTAAAACAGAAGCATAAACCAGCTTTAGAGTTTTAAGGCAAAGGGTTACATAATTATAAGTCCTTAGAGTTTAGATAGCTTCTTGCAAACAGCCACCTGAATTTCAGGTTGATCAACTATATAGAATACGGATATTAAATAATAGTTCATTTAAAATTAGacttttgaggctgggcacagtggctcatgtctgcaaatCCCAGCACAccgggaggcccaggtggggagatcacttgaggtcaggagtttgagaccagcttggccaacgtagtgaagcctcacctctactgaaaatgcaaaaattagctgcgcatggtggtgcatgcctgtaatcccagctactcaggaggctgaggcaggagaatccatggaacctggggggcagaggttgcagtgagctgagatcctgtcacAGCACTGCAGTCTGGGaaacagcgaaaccctgtctcaaaaaataaaataaaataaaaacaaaacaaaacaaaaaagacttttaaCCCCCATATGGTGAATGCATCATTTTTTATGACAACCAAGGAGAAATTGGGGGCCGTGGGGGGCTGGTGCGAAGACTAGGGCTCTTCTCTCTATAGCCAGAGGGATTCCAGGGGCGACCCTCTCTAAAACCCCCTCTATATGCTTTGGGATGTGGactgtgtgaatgtatgtgtgtgtgtgagaagtgtgtgtgtatgtgtgaatgtgtatgtgcgTATGTTAGTGTGGGTGAgtatatgagtgtgtatgtgtgagagtttgtgtgtgtgtacatgtgactGTCTATGTGTATGTGAGGGCGTATGTGTGATTGTGAATGcgtgtgagtgtgtctgtgaatgtatgagtgtatgtgtgtgttagtgtGAGTTTGAGCATGTGTATATGtgactgtgtatgtgtatacGTGTATATGTATGTGAGGGCATGTATTGTGAATgcatatgtgtgtgaatgtgtgtaagtgtatgtgtgtgagagagtttGAGCGTGTGTATATGTgactgtatgtgtatatgtatgtgtgtgaatgtgtatgtgtgtatatgtgtatgtgactgtatgtgtatatgtgtgaatgtatgagtgtgtatatgtatgttagtgtattgtgtgtatgtgagtgtatgagtgtgggtatgagtgtgtgtgcctatgtgactgtgtgtgtctAGGTGCATGTGTggctgtatgtgtgtatatgagtatgtgagtgtgtgtgtgtgtgtgaatgtgcgtACGAGCGTTTGTGTTCGtgagtatatgtgtatgtatatgtgtgttagtgtgagtgtgtgtatgtgactgTGTCTGTGTTTGTAAGTATGTATATGtgagtatgtgagtgtgtgtgcctgCGTGTACCTGCCCATGACAAACATTCCCTTTCCAGCTTTGTCTCCAGAGCTCTCTCTACCGTTTGACCTCCTGCGTGCTTTATTTGTTCCctgcctgtctctttctctctctactaGAATGTAAGCCCCAGGAGGGCAGGAATCTCCACGTGATGACTACTGCATTTCTAATGCTTAGAATCGTGTCTAGCCCCTGCTGGCCCTCCGTAACGATTCACTGAATGATGAAATGTTCGTCAGTCCTCAGGTTCTGAACCCTGTGCCTGGGGAACCAGAGAGGACCCTGGAtcgggaggagaaagagaagcttGTCTCAGAAGCTTCACCTCTTCCTGGGGCGATGCAGAGTCTCAGTCCTGAGCAGACGCGGGGGCTGCTGGAGCCCGAGAGGACCAAGACGCTGCTGCCTCGGGAGAGCCGGGCCTGGGAGAAGCCTCCCCATCCCACCTGCCCCAAGGACTGGGAGGCAGTGGAGGTTGGGGCCTCCAGCCATGACAGTGATGAGAAAGGTGAGAGGCACGGGTCCTGTGGGAGGTGAGTGGGTGGAGGGGAAGGAATTGGCAAGGCCTAGGCAAAGACTAAACATTCAGTCCTTCACTCATCCATTCGACAGCTATTCATGGGGCACTGTGTCCAGTCAGCTTTTGCCGTGTAACAAGTCATCCCCAAACTTAGAGGCTTAAAGCAACAATCGCgtattggctcatgattctgtgggTCGGAAGTTTGACCTGCCTTCAGGGGACGCCTTCCTGCCTGTGCTTGTCTGTGCGGCCTCAGAGAGCTGGTGAGGCCACGGGTCGATCTCAGATGGCTTTACTTCCTTTTCTGctggtgctggctgttggctggctTGGTGGTGCTGAGGACAGGTCATGTGTCTCCAGCAGGATGTTTCAGGGTTATCCTCATGGCGGTGCTTGCAGGGTTCTCAGGGAGGGCAAGAAAGGGAACACCGCAATTTTCAAGCACCGCAAGATTTGAAGGGGAAAAACACATGATCTCACttgcatttcaaaaatattcctCTAACTCAGTGGATTTCAACTGGGCATGGTCTTATACCCCACCTCTCCTCCCCAGGTGatatttggcagtgtctggaaACGTTCAGGGTTATCCTAACTGTGGAGATGCTGCTGTTATCTGGTGGGGAGAAGCCAGTAGTGATGCTGATAAACGTCCTATCATGCACAGGACGGGCCCTCCCCCCACACAAAGCATGGTGCAGCTCCAAATGCCGACAGTGCCAAGTTTGAGAAACCCTGAGTCTCACTGCATGTGACGATGGATTGTAGGGCTAGGAAGTCAAGAATGGAAGGTGGGAGGCCAGTTAGGAGACTCCTGCAACTGTCCAAGAGAGAGGTGGGGTAAGTGGAGAGATCTGGGACACCTTTGGGAGGAGGAACCAGTTCTTGCTGATGGAtgtggagaagggaaggaaaagagaggtaTCACAATGACTTTTAGGGTTTGGGCCCAAACAGATGGATAAAGGGTAATGCCATTTGCTGATATCTCAATGGCACCCCATAGCAGAAGGGCTGAGCCTTATATCACCTAGTAGGCACTGTTTTTTTCCTCAGGGGGATAAGCAGGCCTGGGACAGAAGGAGTGGATAACAGAGGCCAGCTCTGCTAGTGAGGCCTGGAGCTCCTGGCTAGGGCTGAGGTACAGGAAGAGTGGAAAATGCCAGGATTTGCCCAGTCTATTCAGCTTAGGGATGAGAAGGACGCTAAGGTTCTGACTGTGGGGACATGTCTCCACTAGTGTCTGTTCTTTGGAAGCTGGGGAAGCCTCCATCATCCTGGTTTACTTCTGTGGCTGTTTCTTCTGCTCTTTCACTCAGTTTCTGCCTATAGAGAAGGAACTCTTACTTACTGGACAGGTAAGGGAGTGAAGACTTAAGTGGCAGGGCACATCAGGTGACCCAGTTGAAGTTGTCTAGGTAGTTATAGAACAGAATTCAGGCCTCTCATTTTCTCAGCTCCACCTGAACCACataggcgtgtgtgtgtgtgtgtgtgtgtggggggggttgtgtgtttgtgtgtgtgtgtgagagggagggtgagacagagagagaagactgTTGGTAAAGGGACAAGCTATTAGTAAAGGCACAAGATGCCAGTGGGAAGAGCCCACTCCCGCCGTCTAGCCACTCACTCATGGCTCCTTTTTCCTCCACTCCCACCCTCACCTAGACCTGTCTTCTCAAGAGACTGGGCTTTCCCAGGAGTGGAGTTCGTTGGAAGAAGATGATGAATCAGAGGGCTCCCAGGTACACTGGGGGGTTTGTTCCTTTTCCACAAATGTCCCGCTCTGTAGATCTCAGCAGTTTGTCACATTTACATTCTCAGCTTGGAATTTACCTGCTCCACAAAAATCTCAAGAGATCGCTTGTGTCTGATCTCTGTGGTGACCAGACACAGACTGGAGGGTCTCCATGCGGTGTGCATAACTTAGTTCACACGTATCCTCCAACACTTCCTTCATAAATCTGTCTACCCATGCATCCACCTCTGTAATTCATCTTCTATCCACTTATTCATCAACTCTCCCTTCCACCCACCGTCTTACCTTTCCAATCACTCATCCGTTCATTCATCCACCACTCAGACATCTACCAGCCATTCActcatctgtccattcatccacccaAACTTTTATTCACCTAGTCATTTGTAGActcattccatccatccatccatccacccctACACTTCATCTGTTTATACACttatccaccatccatccatccctatACTTTATCTGTTtatccacttatccatccatccatcaacccATCCCTATACCTCAGCTGTCTATCCACTTATCCATCCACCCATAAACCCTCCCTTCCACCTACCCTCTCACCtttccattcacccatccattcattccgCTAGCCATTGAACATCCACCAACCATTCATCTGTCTACTCATTCATTTACCCAACCTTTCATCCCTTATGCATCCATATACCCATTCCATCCATCCTTCcgtccacccattcatccatccatataTCCAGTTATCCATACACATACTCATTCACCCTTTTATTCAGATCCCATCAATCCATCTATTCAATCCACCCACCTACATACCCATCCCATATCCACTCATCTGCCCacccacctattcatccctctaCTACCTGTTGGCTGTGGTAGGATGTGGCTAGTATGCATCCACGCATATGCCCACTCATGCGTTCATCCATCTGTATCTATTCCCACATCCAGTCTTAAGGCCACCTACcaatccattcacccatccacccactattccatttatccatccactaACCATCTACTGAGTTTTAATCCACATACTACAAGTAAAACCAAAGAGAATCATCAAACACATTCCTTTCACTAAAAGAAAcctaatgtttccttttttgaggAATAAGACATCAATATAAGAAAACCAACGGTTCTTTCAtttgtacattcatctcatacatgagaaaaatcacataatcactCTCAGTGAGCACATGAGAGTCCCATCCATCTCCCAATCATGTCAGGAGTGTAACTCTGGCTGCCTCAAGCCAGAAAATGGATTTATTGACTCGTGGTGCAGAGGTGAGGGTGAGGGAAAGAAACTGGCCAACAAACCATGATAGTGCAGAAATAAGTGCTGGGCATAGTGGGGAGGCCCAAAGGAAGAAGTTAACTGCGTGCCAGGAGGTTTATTCTTGGATATCCTAGAGAAGAGGACACACCAGACCTGGGGTTTTCGGGATAGTAAGAATTCCATGGGCATAGCAGGGAAGGGAAGAGCATGTGCACAGGCAAGGTGGTATAGCACGGTACGTTTCGGGGACACTGAAGTTAAGGGCAGAGCAGTGGGAGGTTTGGGTGAAAATATGGCTGGGATgatatcattcattcattgcacgtctatttcttgagcacctactcaGTGCCAAGCAGTGTTCAATGCACAGAGCGTACAATAGTGAGACAGAAatggtccctgccttcatggagctctAGACAGATGACAACTGATATAAGCAGCTAAAATACGAATTGCACTGAGTGGTGATAACTGCTATGGAAAATAAAGCATGAAGGGGGTTTGGGAGTAGGAGTTGGGGCTGGGGGTTGCCATTTTAAGAAGGGTATCTAGGAAGGTCCCCACTGAGAGGGAGCTATTGAGTGAGGACCTGAAGGAGGTGGGGAGTGAGACTGGCAGATGTCTAGGGGGAGCGGGCTGTATGCAGAGGacacagcaagtgcaaaggccctgaggtacaGATGTGCCTGGTACATTTGGGGAACACCAAGAGGGGTGGTGGTCAGCATGGctgaagggtgggagggaggactAGGAGGTGAGGTCATGGAGGTGACGGGATGGATGACGTAGCGTCTCGTGGACCATGGTGAAATGTGGGTTTTACTCTGAGTGGGGTGGGAGCCATAGGCGAGTTCTAGACAGAGGAGGAACATGTTCTGATTTGGCCTTTAAGAGGACTCCTCTCTCTGCCAAGTCCCACACCGATGAGGTTGGATGTGTTTTGCAGGCAGTGGGAGCCATAGAACGGGTTTGGGGACTTAGAGAATGTGGGAGCCCATGTAGAAGGAAGGTGGGTTGGATGTGGCTGGGGTTAGAGGGGGGGGGGGAGCAAAGGAGCAAGTCAGAAATGTGTAGTTAGGGAAAAAAGCAGAGAGGAGTTGCCACTTTCCTTGTGCATGTTACAAACTTGATGTTACtcttttttgagtcggagtcttgctctgtcgccaggctggagtgcagtggcgtgatcttggctcactgctcactgcaacctccacctcctctgttcaagcaattctcctgcctcagcctcctgagtagctgggactacaggtgcacaccaccacacccagctaattcttgtatttttagtagaaacggggttttaccatgttggccaagaaggtcttgatctcttgacttcatgatccacccacctcggcctcggaaagtgctgggattgcaggcatgagccacgacacccagccaGCTTGCTGCTATTCTAAGTGCATCTTATTATAACTCATCTAGTAACTGAACACTAATTAACTCCCATGATTAACTCATGAGCCCTGTGAGATCGTTAGCATGGTTTCCTcctctacagatgaggaaactgaggcagaaagaaaCCAAATGGCTTGCTTCGCGTCCCACAATGAGTGGGTCGCAGAGCTAGCATAGAGTTTGGGCTTAGAGGTGAGGACAGGAGCCAATGGGACCCAGGACGTGTTGAGTCGGGGACCTGATGGCATTTCCAGATCTGTGGGACATAAAAGCTGCAGGAACAGGGGCAAGCCCAGGGGCGACACCTGAATTCTGATGTGGGGACAGGGCAGACGGAGGTTCTAGCCTCCAGCATAGGGATCAAGGAGGAAGTTTGGAAGAAATGACAAGGTCAGTTTTAGACCTGCTGCTTGGGAGAGGCCTCTGTgacatcattcattcactcactcgtTCGCCCAGTCGTAATCCATTGAACCAGCATTGATGGAGCACACACCAGGGGGCGGGTAGGGGAGGGCCTCTCGTTGGCAGGCCCTGGGTCCGTTTTCTGCATGGACAGACCCTCCTTCCTGCAGACAACAACCcacttccaaaaaagaaagaggagcgGGCTGTCTGGAACCAGAGACCTTTGATGGCAGTTACAGCCTCATCATGGGCCAGGAGCTGGCCTTTGTGCTCTACTTACCTTAATTTACTTGGTCCTCTTATCAGTCCTTGAGGTAGGACCTGTTATCCCATTTaacagatgggaaaactaaggcacagagaggttatgtGACTTTCCCTTGTCATGCAAcatgtaagtggcagagctaggatttgaactcagcatGTCTCTTAACCACTAGGTGTCCTGCCTGTTTGGGGCTTGATCCTGCCCCGAGAGAGGACTGGGGACAGAGATGAAGGCCTCTCCCTGTTCTCCTAGTCACTATACCTCCTGTGGAGAGGAGTGAGtgaagaagtagaagaaagaaaaagagttacTTTCCAGGAGGCCAGAAGTTCCCAGTCTGTGGGCCCAGAGGAAAGCAAGCAGGGGAAAACactcccggccgggcgcggtggctcaagcctgtaatcccagcactttgggaggccgagacgggcggatcacaaggtcaggagttcgagaccatcctggctaacacggtgaaaccccatctctactaaaaaatacaaaaagctagccgggcgaggtggccggcgcctatagtccagctactcgggaggctgaggcaggagaatggcgtaaacccgggaggcggagcttgcagtgagctgagatccggccactgcactccagcccgggcaacagagcgagactccgtctcaaaaaaaaaaaaaaaaaaacactcccaTCATTCCCATTCCATAAAATGCAAGCATATGTAACACCTGCAAATCTTATCTAAGTgcatgagattttaaaaagatcagtGCCCAGAATAATCCCTGGTAAAAGGTACTGTAAGAGGCCAAATTCATCCATAGTGTGAGAAGCTGGGGTAGTTACCTCTGAAGTGGGGGGATTTGCGGGGTTGATAATGATCTGCTTCCTATTTGGGGTGCTAGTTACGTGGTGTGTTCATCTTCTGAAGCTGCCTCAGGCTGTACACCTAGGATGTGTGCAACCTCCTCTTTCCACATTCCACTTCAACAGAATGTTTtaagctggccgggcacagtgactcctgtctgtaatcgcagcactttgggaggcagaggcaggcggatcgcttaaggtcatgagttcgagaccagcctgcataacatggcaaaaccccatttctactaaaaatacaaaaattagctgggcatggtggcacttgcctgtaattccagctactcaggaggctgcggcaggagaattgcttgaacctcagaggcagaggttgcaatgagctgagactgtaccactgcactctagcctgggtgacagagtgagactctgcctcaaaaaaaaaaaaaaaaaaaaaagaaaagaaaaacaaaagaaaaataagttgctGTATATATCCTGCCAAACGTGTTTCCCTATATACTGAGACTGAATTGAGATTTGTGTGCCAGTGCTTGATTGAGGGTTGTGCTCTCA
This window harbors:
- the SMIM17 gene encoding small integral membrane protein 17, yielding MQSLSPEQTRGLLEPERTKTLLPRESRAWEKPPHPTCPKDWEAVEVGASSHDSDEKDLSSQETGLSQEWSSLEEDDESEGSQGFVEWSKAPQQTTIVLVVCVLFLFLVLTGMPMMFHI